The Sphingosinicellaceae bacterium genome includes the window CCCACGTGACTGGGCTGATCGACGTCCTTGGGCTGAAGTCGTACATCCTATATATGCAGGACTATGGCGGCCCAGTCGGCTTCCGCATCTTCGCAGAGCGGCCCAGCGCGATCGCAGGCTTCGTCATCCAGAATACTAACGCTTATGTCGAGGGTTTCGGCGAACCTCCGAAGGCGGCGCTCGGCCCCTTATGGCAGGAACGGACCCCCAAGACGGAAGAGCCCGCGCGGGCGTTTGTGGGCCTAGAAAGCACGAAGCACCACTGGCTAGCGGGTGCTCGAGACGAGGCGAGCATCAACCCGGACAACTGGGTGCTCGATCAGGCCCTGCTAGACCGTCCTGGCGTGCAGGATGCTCAGGTCGATCTCCTCGAAGACTACAAGAACAACGTTGCAAAGTACGATGCGTGGCATTCGATGTTTCGTCAGGTCAAGCCCAAGACGCTGATCGTTTGGGGCAAGCACGACACGTTCTTCATCGAAGCGGGCGCGCGCGCCTTTCTGACGGACCTCCCCGACGCGAAGCTTGTCTGGCTAGATGCTGGTCACTTCGTGCTCGACGAAAACCACACGAAAGTTGCCGACGAAATCAAGGCGTTGTTTGTGGCCTGATCCCGCCTCCAGCTGGGGTGCCGTGAAGACGGCATTCCGGCGGGGACGCCCCGCCCGAGGAGCCCGGTAATGCGGTCCGCGACTGCTCGTGCAGGTCGCGCATCGAAAGCATGCCCAGCGGGCATTTCACCGCGGCCCCGGCTGCGGCCATTGAGGTTGGCAGGGACCGGGGTCTTCCCCCCTTTGATCTCGGTCCCACCGTTCGCATTCCAGAGGAAGTCGCCGTGAACATCAGGTCCATCTTCGTCGCCGCCAGCCTCGCCGTCGGCGCGATTGCCATTCCGGGCGCAGTCATTGCCAAGACGGCGCCGGTCTA containing:
- a CDS encoding alpha/beta hydrolase, translating into MLMVDLADRFHLIAPDYIGFGHSDAPSNTEFKYTFDNLAAHVTGLIDVLGLKSYILYMQDYGGPVGFRIFAERPSAIAGFVIQNTNAYVEGFGEPPKAALGPLWQERTPKTEEPARAFVGLESTKHHWLAGARDEASINPDNWVLDQALLDRPGVQDAQVDLLEDYKNNVAKYDAWHSMFRQVKPKTLIVWGKHDTFFIEAGARAFLTDLPDAKLVWLDAGHFVLDENHTKVADEIKALFVA